The proteins below are encoded in one region of Paenibacillus albus:
- a CDS encoding RidA family protein, translating to MTEQTVAERLNALSIVLPRASEPAAKYANVVKVNNLLFVSGKGPAGHPKGKLGGEFTTAEGYQFARLAGIEILAVLNSALSSLENVKRVVKLQGFVNATPDFEEHHKVLNGCSDLLLEVFGEKGVHARSVFGAVSVRDNLPIIVDSIFEVEE from the coding sequence ATGACCGAACAAACAGTGGCCGAGAGATTGAACGCGCTCAGCATTGTACTGCCACGTGCAAGTGAGCCTGCTGCCAAATACGCGAATGTAGTGAAAGTAAATAACCTATTGTTCGTCTCAGGGAAGGGACCTGCAGGCCATCCGAAGGGGAAGCTGGGTGGGGAGTTCACTACCGCAGAGGGATATCAGTTCGCTCGACTGGCTGGAATTGAAATTCTCGCCGTATTGAATTCAGCTCTCTCATCCTTGGAAAATGTGAAAAGAGTCGTTAAGCTGCAAGGGTTCGTGAATGCAACGCCGGACTTCGAAGAGCATCATAAGGTGCTTAATGGTTGTTCTGATTTGCTGCTAGAGGTATTCGGAGAGAAAGGCGTACACGCGCGTTCGGTATTTGGAGCTGTTTCGGTAAGGGATAATCTTCCGATTATTGTGGATTCGATCTTTGAAGTGGAAGAGTAG
- a CDS encoding histidine phosphatase family protein, with protein sequence MNELYLIRHGEAEHLLKGMVGGWSDTSLTEKGRTQAALTGKRLHSLLQNKPINYYASDLSRASDTASIIGGIISSSPVIVQELRELNNGVAANKTKEQAEQLKLPMTDPILDWIPYPEAESWAMMHDRVARYMEQINKDSYETTVIVTHSNTIHAIIHWWLGFDTELISSVSFDIDPCSITLLNRVEWSGSTNIAKLNDTCHLECDCD encoded by the coding sequence TTGAACGAACTGTATTTAATCAGACACGGCGAAGCCGAGCATCTGCTGAAAGGTATGGTTGGCGGATGGTCGGACACTTCGTTAACCGAGAAAGGACGAACTCAAGCTGCGTTGACAGGAAAGAGATTGCATTCCTTATTGCAGAACAAGCCTATAAACTACTATGCTAGCGATCTCTCGAGAGCAAGCGATACGGCGAGCATAATCGGCGGAATAATCTCAAGCAGTCCTGTTATCGTTCAAGAGCTGAGGGAATTAAATAATGGGGTTGCAGCAAACAAAACGAAAGAACAAGCCGAACAATTAAAGCTGCCGATGACGGATCCCATCCTGGATTGGATACCCTACCCTGAAGCGGAAAGCTGGGCAATGATGCATGATCGGGTAGCTCGATATATGGAACAAATTAATAAAGATAGCTATGAGACAACCGTGATCGTCACTCATTCGAATACAATCCATGCAATCATCCACTGGTGGCTAGGCTTTGATACGGAGCTGATCTCAAGCGTTTCATTTGATATTGACCCATGCAGCATAACCTTGTTAAACAGAGTCGAATGGTCCGGGAGCACCAATATTGCCAAGTTAAACGATACATGCCATTTGGAATGTGACTGTGATTAG
- a CDS encoding NADPH-dependent FMN reductase — MNQKKTVLLVMGSIRAGRNCPKITAWVESIGRAHSNYEYEIIDLAKWPLPMDDEAGIPALDGYSQPHTGEWSEKIKSASGVIFVTPQFNWGYPAILKNAIDHLYHEWREKPVMIVTYGGHGGGRCGKQLRRVAVRLRMRIVPTSPALWLSDAVIREGAELQPERDFHKFAPQVQRAISELEDQLEGRESVLARMRRNWKVTLAVLS, encoded by the coding sequence ATGAATCAGAAGAAGACGGTTCTTCTCGTCATGGGGAGCATACGTGCAGGCAGAAATTGCCCGAAAATCACAGCTTGGGTCGAGTCCATCGGCCGAGCGCATTCTAATTACGAGTACGAAATTATCGATTTGGCAAAATGGCCCTTACCGATGGACGATGAAGCGGGAATTCCAGCATTGGACGGTTACAGTCAGCCACATACGGGGGAGTGGAGCGAGAAGATCAAGAGCGCGAGCGGTGTCATATTCGTCACACCTCAGTTTAACTGGGGGTATCCGGCGATTCTCAAGAACGCAATTGATCATCTTTATCACGAGTGGCGGGAGAAACCGGTCATGATCGTTACTTACGGCGGCCATGGCGGTGGCAGGTGCGGTAAGCAGCTAAGGCGAGTCGCGGTTCGGCTGAGGATGCGCATCGTGCCGACATCTCCTGCACTCTGGTTATCGGATGCAGTAATTCGTGAAGGTGCCGAGCTGCAGCCAGAGCGTGATTTTCACAAATTTGCTCCTCAGGTTCAGCGAGCGATCTCGGAATTGGAAGACCAACTGGAGGGTCGCGAAAGTGTCCTGGCACGGATGCGTCGCAATTGGAAGGTAACCTTAGCTGTACTCTCCTGA
- a CDS encoding AraC family transcriptional regulator, translating to MTSPLASYQYIGTPSEFARSQLFHGLIGGYDAPHGAFAYYRDYYPAYEILFVTKGKGTFKHANQWIDIVEGDCLIHDMRVPHAYKTEENNPFEMYYLVFDGIDMEHYWPRLFGEGAYSMLQSSPASLSELNVLLEQIITLMKDEDAPQELPISALLYQFLLEFYRIRRDLSGSHANSGYGGAEPESLQRAKAYIDASYLTFEDVSHLAGIAGLSLYHFIRQFKKQYGVTPKEYVLMKKVHHAKRLLISTSHSINEISIQSGFASYNAFLHAFLKVQHESPRDFRRNLRRS from the coding sequence ATGACCTCACCTCTGGCATCTTACCAATACATCGGCACGCCGAGCGAGTTCGCACGCAGCCAGCTGTTTCACGGTCTTATCGGCGGATATGACGCGCCGCACGGTGCTTTCGCCTACTATCGCGACTATTATCCCGCCTACGAAATCTTGTTCGTCACCAAAGGCAAAGGCACCTTCAAGCATGCCAACCAATGGATCGACATTGTCGAAGGCGACTGTCTCATTCACGACATGCGCGTCCCGCATGCGTACAAGACCGAAGAGAATAATCCGTTCGAGATGTACTATCTCGTCTTCGACGGCATCGATATGGAGCACTATTGGCCGAGGCTTTTCGGCGAAGGGGCTTACTCGATGCTACAATCGTCGCCCGCTTCGCTGAGCGAGCTAAACGTGCTGCTCGAACAGATCATTACGCTGATGAAGGATGAAGATGCGCCGCAGGAGCTGCCCATCTCCGCGCTTCTTTACCAGTTCTTGCTCGAATTCTACCGTATTCGGCGCGACCTTAGCGGCAGCCACGCCAATTCCGGCTATGGCGGAGCAGAGCCCGAATCGCTGCAGCGTGCGAAGGCCTACATTGACGCGAGCTACTTGACCTTTGAGGACGTATCGCATCTGGCAGGCATTGCCGGGCTCAGCTTGTACCATTTTATCCGCCAATTCAAGAAGCAATACGGTGTGACGCCAAAGGAATATGTGCTGATGAAGAAGGTGCATCATGCGAAGCGGCTCCTGATCAGCACCTCTCACTCCATTAACGAGATCAGCATTCAGAGCGGCTTTGCCAGCTATAATGCGTTCCTGCACGCTTTTCTCAAGGTCCAGCATGAATCGCCCCGCGACTTCCGGCGGAATTTAAGACGTTCATAA
- a CDS encoding GNAT family N-acetyltransferase produces MLQTFDSQDPVLNQIADEVQYNLIHRICESKLSKCIKTADDTMIYAQSEGNNAWLWISKQLAEDERNHVLHELLEVLEGPTLPGVTGDPVTVEHFARLYSEANALEYFTHMTMEAYSCPGVKKPSHVKGSMHPAAKHHVETVAKFLAGFSEDAHGAKVDPASQISAAEGAIGTGNLYLWIVDSQPVSMAKIAHRSTRHARINAVYTPPVSRKNGYASAIVAELCSVLEGELLEPMLYADLQNPDSNKVYQNIGFVARGNVVDIKFKAQIS; encoded by the coding sequence ATGCTGCAAACCTTTGATTCACAAGATCCGGTACTCAATCAAATTGCCGATGAAGTGCAGTACAACCTCATTCATCGCATCTGCGAGTCTAAGCTTTCGAAGTGCATCAAGACAGCTGACGATACTATGATCTATGCCCAGTCAGAAGGCAACAACGCCTGGTTATGGATCTCGAAACAACTTGCAGAGGATGAGAGGAATCATGTCTTGCATGAGCTTCTTGAGGTTCTCGAAGGACCAACATTACCAGGTGTAACTGGAGATCCGGTGACGGTAGAACACTTTGCCAGATTGTATTCCGAGGCTAATGCTCTAGAATATTTCACGCATATGACCATGGAAGCTTATTCTTGTCCAGGAGTAAAGAAGCCTTCTCATGTAAAAGGAAGCATGCATCCTGCTGCGAAACATCATGTGGAGACAGTTGCGAAATTTCTAGCTGGCTTCTCCGAAGATGCACATGGAGCGAAGGTTGATCCGGCTAGTCAAATTTCAGCGGCAGAGGGCGCCATTGGGACAGGCAATTTGTATCTCTGGATAGTAGACAGCCAGCCTGTATCAATGGCGAAAATTGCCCATCGTTCTACTAGACATGCTAGAATCAATGCGGTCTATACGCCGCCGGTATCCCGTAAGAATGGCTATGCAAGCGCAATTGTAGCTGAGCTTTGCTCGGTCCTTGAAGGGGAGCTCCTAGAGCCGATGCTCTATGCCGATTTGCAGAACCCCGATTCGAATAAGGTTTACCAAAACATAGGCTTTGTTGCAAGAGGGAACGTTGTTGATATCAAGTTCAAAGCGCAAATCTCATGA
- a CDS encoding AAA family ATPase, whose translation MQNTQLIMIEGIPGSGKSTTAQLIANELRRMGVNHKWWYEEEKGHPVYFYEDYTEIQAIIDDLTNGNYPKVIDNALKKWRQFADSVLSSGDVVIVDSCLFGYLTWTLFPFEVPAQEIEAYVRAVEQIIKPLNPHVIYYYQADIGAALAKICTRRAGETEQNFIRAAAESPYGKSRGLSGFEGLVAYWKGYREITDRAYQRLACTKISIDNTEGNWPQYARLISDFLGFDHSDQAPLGEQDDVKHFVGTYQSKTEGIPDCSIRIESGQLIADGLPQVWKKSTLIPNSSGVYDVQSLPFQVSFVVVDEGIRMHLTGPALLDGPVDYRFVKLG comes from the coding sequence GTGCAAAATACCCAGCTAATTATGATTGAGGGCATTCCTGGGTCGGGAAAGTCTACGACTGCACAGCTTATAGCGAATGAGTTGCGTCGCATGGGTGTAAATCATAAATGGTGGTACGAAGAGGAGAAAGGCCACCCTGTTTATTTTTACGAGGATTACACGGAGATCCAGGCAATCATTGATGATTTAACAAACGGAAATTATCCCAAGGTTATAGATAATGCGCTGAAGAAATGGCGACAATTTGCCGATTCCGTGCTGTCATCTGGCGACGTCGTTATTGTGGATAGTTGTTTATTTGGATATTTAACTTGGACTCTATTTCCTTTCGAAGTACCTGCGCAAGAGATTGAAGCATACGTGAGAGCTGTAGAACAAATCATAAAGCCTTTGAATCCACACGTCATTTATTACTATCAAGCCGATATTGGCGCAGCCCTCGCTAAAATCTGTACACGACGAGCAGGAGAAACCGAGCAAAATTTCATCCGTGCAGCTGCAGAGTCTCCTTATGGCAAATCCCGTGGATTGAGCGGCTTCGAAGGTTTGGTGGCCTATTGGAAGGGCTATCGCGAGATAACGGATAGAGCATATCAACGCTTGGCTTGCACGAAAATTTCCATAGACAACACGGAAGGAAATTGGCCGCAGTATGCTCGGCTCATCTCGGATTTCTTAGGCTTTGATCATTCCGATCAAGCTCCACTGGGTGAACAGGACGACGTTAAACACTTTGTCGGAACCTACCAGTCTAAGACAGAAGGAATTCCCGATTGTTCAATTCGAATTGAATCGGGTCAATTGATTGCAGATGGACTTCCTCAAGTATGGAAGAAATCAACCCTGATTCCGAATTCATCCGGTGTTTATGATGTTCAGTCCTTACCGTTTCAAGTGAGTTTCGTTGTTGTAGATGAAGGCATTCGAATGCACTTAACGGGACCAGCGTTACTAGATGGTCCGGTTGATTATAGATTTGTGAAGCTGGGCTAA
- a CDS encoding chromosome partitioning protein ParB, whose product MDELLARMKHKHGRSIDGQQHYWDVEKLWELSKGLPVHRIKIDSIKELDQDCWFNGSRSTPTPTIRSVMLHCKRIIDANMEYPILLCSDGQLIDGGHRIAKALIDDQDEIDAVFITLPPADVVQKEV is encoded by the coding sequence GTGGACGAGTTGCTAGCACGAATGAAGCATAAACATGGACGGAGCATTGACGGGCAGCAGCATTACTGGGACGTAGAAAAACTGTGGGAGCTATCCAAGGGTTTACCGGTTCATAGAATCAAGATAGATTCCATTAAAGAGCTTGATCAGGATTGTTGGTTTAATGGCAGCAGGAGTACGCCGACTCCAACGATACGTAGTGTGATGCTTCATTGTAAACGGATTATAGACGCAAACATGGAGTACCCCATTTTATTATGTTCAGATGGACAACTCATTGATGGGGGACATCGAATTGCAAAAGCGTTAATTGATGATCAAGATGAAATTGACGCCGTCTTTATTACCCTGCCTCCGGCGGATGTTGTTCAGAAGGAGGTGTGA
- a CDS encoding IS3 family transposase: protein MVGHYEGGGVPEKCRLVEELREHFTVAELCKEIGLSRSGFYAFLKRKEVNKDQHAKELIRKTFERYKGIYGYRQIQLFMLQDHGVWMNHKKVLRLMKEMGLQAKIRRKYRHIRKWHVGDRVVKNILERQFEADAPNQKWVTDVTQFRVGDTWLYLSAIKDLCQKSVVAYNMSLRNDNELVLQTFSKAFDTEKDVTGLIVHSDQGSQYTSYDYHDMLPKVGARISMSSRGDCYDNASMESFFSHLKTEALYPYDIRSIEDAQSRIEEYIYFYNNHRPQRKLNKLSPENYRRQLIG, encoded by the coding sequence GTGGTTGGCCATTACGAAGGCGGAGGTGTACCAGAGAAGTGTCGGCTCGTCGAAGAGCTCCGAGAGCATTTTACCGTTGCAGAGCTTTGTAAAGAAATCGGGTTGTCCAGAAGCGGATTCTACGCTTTTTTAAAACGTAAGGAAGTAAATAAGGATCAGCATGCTAAAGAATTAATACGTAAAACGTTTGAACGCTACAAAGGCATCTACGGCTACCGCCAGATTCAGCTGTTCATGCTGCAAGATCACGGCGTTTGGATGAACCATAAGAAGGTGCTTCGTCTCATGAAAGAGATGGGGCTACAGGCTAAGATACGCCGCAAATACCGTCATATCCGTAAGTGGCATGTAGGTGACCGAGTCGTTAAAAATATTCTGGAGCGACAGTTTGAAGCCGATGCACCTAACCAGAAATGGGTCACCGATGTCACCCAATTTCGAGTCGGAGATACGTGGTTATACCTCTCTGCCATTAAGGACTTATGCCAGAAGAGTGTCGTAGCGTATAACATGAGCTTACGCAATGACAACGAACTCGTCCTTCAGACGTTCTCAAAAGCTTTTGACACGGAAAAGGACGTGACTGGGCTGATCGTTCACAGCGATCAGGGATCCCAGTACACGTCCTACGATTACCACGACATGCTGCCAAAGGTTGGCGCCCGAATCAGCATGTCTAGCCGAGGCGATTGTTATGACAATGCCTCAATGGAGAGCTTCTTCTCTCATTTGAAGACGGAAGCACTCTACCCTTATGATATCCGATCCATCGAGGATGCACAAAGCAGAATCGAAGAATATATCTATTTTTACAACAACCATCGTCCGCAAAGAAAATTAAATAAGCTGTCTCCGGAAAATTACCGGAGACAGCTTATTGGGTAG
- a CDS encoding phytanoyl-CoA dioxygenase family protein encodes MSLHGLTEEQQLMWERDGFLVLDDFLSEEEVNLYNDRIDEAFVEFETNNRVNPATGQLNHVKQICGIIEYGEDFLQLMEHKRMMNIMRDLIGNSFVMIDNDALLKPPGKVSHTNWHRDTSTKMFIGEKQVPWMIKVFYFLSDVPYDGGCLAFLPGSNNMKDADLPKVEKQEDLPGHARMNVKKGTAVIFNGYTYHSALNNLSDVTRRSLIYNYAQSALRTWPGYEPSERIQSEATSNMRKMLLGVTPWMVDAKAFEEEAESAVGKMMMG; translated from the coding sequence ATGAGCTTGCACGGACTAACTGAGGAACAGCAATTGATGTGGGAACGCGACGGATTTCTCGTCCTGGACGATTTCCTGAGCGAAGAAGAAGTAAACCTGTACAATGACCGAATCGACGAAGCGTTCGTTGAATTCGAAACGAATAATCGCGTGAACCCGGCTACTGGCCAACTGAATCATGTGAAACAAATTTGCGGAATTATCGAATACGGCGAGGATTTCCTGCAGCTGATGGAGCATAAGCGGATGATGAACATTATGCGCGACTTGATCGGCAACAGCTTCGTGATGATCGACAACGACGCCCTGCTGAAGCCTCCGGGCAAAGTGTCGCATACGAACTGGCACCGCGATACTTCGACGAAGATGTTCATCGGCGAGAAGCAAGTGCCGTGGATGATTAAGGTGTTCTACTTCCTCTCCGATGTTCCTTACGACGGCGGCTGTCTGGCATTCCTGCCGGGAAGCAATAACATGAAGGATGCCGATCTGCCGAAGGTCGAGAAGCAAGAGGACTTGCCTGGTCACGCGCGGATGAACGTGAAGAAAGGTACGGCTGTTATTTTCAACGGCTACACCTACCACTCGGCGCTGAACAATCTGTCCGACGTGACCCGCCGCTCGCTGATTTACAACTATGCTCAATCCGCGCTGCGCACATGGCCTGGCTATGAGCCGTCCGAGAGAATTCAATCCGAAGCAACAAGCAATATGCGCAAAATGCTGCTCGGCGTGACGCCTTGGATGGTCGACGCGAAAGCGTTCGAGGAAGAAGCAGAGTCGGCTGTCGGCAAGATGATGATGGGCTAG
- a CDS encoding cupin domain-containing protein translates to MTLRTDANQLRFPDGKTVTLLERGSDEWGDFLRMEHQIPQQGAINSPHWHPIIVESFEVKQGLLKGIVDGAERVFGAGERLTIHPKQVHQFFNVGEETLTGIHEVRPPGFHWEMFKLHHKLACEGKLSLKGTPYHPFWLGMLWKYGDGYAADAPAIVQKVLLGGLARLAKALGYRVD, encoded by the coding sequence GTGACGCTGCGAACGGATGCGAATCAGCTTCGGTTTCCTGATGGGAAGACGGTCACTTTATTGGAACGAGGGAGCGATGAATGGGGAGACTTCCTACGGATGGAGCATCAGATTCCTCAGCAAGGAGCGATAAATTCCCCGCATTGGCATCCGATCATTGTAGAATCCTTTGAGGTGAAACAAGGTTTACTGAAAGGAATCGTGGATGGAGCAGAGCGGGTGTTTGGAGCGGGCGAGCGTTTGACTATCCATCCGAAACAGGTGCATCAATTCTTTAATGTCGGGGAAGAGACGCTGACCGGTATACACGAAGTTCGCCCTCCCGGATTCCATTGGGAGATGTTTAAGCTGCATCATAAGCTGGCATGCGAAGGAAAGCTCAGTCTTAAGGGAACTCCATATCATCCTTTTTGGCTCGGAATGCTGTGGAAATACGGCGATGGGTATGCTGCTGACGCCCCGGCAATTGTTCAGAAAGTGCTGCTTGGTGGACTTGCGCGACTCGCCAAGGCGCTTGGATATCGCGTTGATTAA
- a CDS encoding DJ-1/PfpI family protein, whose translation MRMAFILFDDMTTLDFAGFHNAVTWLKKRNLIEDLSWDYCSNKQEVKDDRAMIIQVDRVLPVLAEYDLIFIPGGIATRQLIHDSTFIEWIRTAQEVKYKVSVCTGALLLGAAGFTKDKTITTNPLALELLEPYCKEVVKARAMRDGDVFTGGGITASIDLGLFFIESITNKEVVQEIQHYMDYPYYNL comes from the coding sequence ATGAGGATGGCATTTATATTATTTGATGATATGACAACGTTAGATTTTGCCGGGTTCCATAATGCGGTGACTTGGTTAAAGAAGCGTAATCTCATAGAGGACTTATCGTGGGATTATTGCTCGAATAAGCAAGAGGTCAAAGACGACAGAGCGATGATCATTCAAGTGGATCGGGTTCTTCCGGTTCTAGCGGAATACGATTTAATATTCATCCCCGGCGGTATAGCGACACGGCAATTAATTCACGATTCTACCTTTATTGAATGGATTCGAACAGCTCAAGAAGTGAAATATAAAGTCTCCGTATGTACCGGGGCGCTCCTGCTCGGGGCAGCTGGGTTTACGAAGGATAAGACCATTACGACAAACCCGTTAGCCTTGGAATTGCTGGAGCCTTATTGCAAGGAAGTCGTCAAAGCTCGAGCTATGCGAGATGGGGATGTGTTTACCGGCGGCGGAATTACGGCGTCCATTGATCTTGGTTTGTTCTTCATTGAATCCATAACCAACAAAGAAGTCGTGCAGGAAATTCAACATTACATGGACTATCCTTACTATAATCTTTGA
- the pdxR gene encoding MocR-like pyridoxine biosynthesis transcription factor PdxR → MELNFSFHTNADGPLYRQLYQHIRALIQEGVIADGMKLPSIRSLGRQLNISKTTIETAYHLLLEEGYVISKERAGLVVVNPYLAGTSIPTNSFVRPIQVTEPVAKDHADKEQNYIDFSLLTIDGDSFPLRIWKSILGESLTLHNQSLHEYGDPQGEYSLRESLAQYLRHSRGVVCSPEQIVIGTGISSSIHLLSRLLGENLHIGIEKPGIAQVRTIFTQNRFHIVPFSMDSNGELEHELTGNKIRLLYVTPSHRPTGEPLPYVMRQQMLQWASSNGGYIIEDDYDGELRLSGKPIPSLQGLDKNGVVIYMGTFSKVFTPSLRMNYMVLPQLLLEKLHALSQVYSCPSTMNQWAMQLFMSRGHWYRHLRRMRKIYRLKHEALIRFIRSHMPDSVAVNSSGSGLHIELSITADVSAEQLIELARQEGVLVYSSQDAQLRSARGNPKIYLGFGGIKEKEMERGVQLLREAWSAVL, encoded by the coding sequence ATCGAGCTTAACTTTTCCTTTCATACAAATGCAGATGGACCGCTATATAGACAGCTGTATCAACATATTCGAGCACTGATTCAAGAAGGCGTCATCGCAGACGGCATGAAGCTCCCTTCTATTCGCTCGCTTGGACGACAGCTGAACATTAGCAAAACGACGATAGAAACGGCCTATCATTTGCTGCTCGAAGAAGGCTATGTGATTAGTAAAGAACGAGCGGGTTTAGTTGTGGTTAATCCCTATTTAGCAGGGACATCCATTCCTACCAATTCCTTTGTTCGTCCTATACAAGTAACCGAGCCTGTAGCCAAAGACCACGCCGATAAGGAACAAAATTACATCGACTTCAGTCTGCTAACGATTGATGGAGATTCGTTCCCTCTTCGAATATGGAAATCCATATTAGGCGAGTCCCTTACGCTCCATAATCAATCCCTTCATGAATACGGCGATCCTCAAGGTGAATATTCGCTGCGAGAGAGCTTGGCACAATATCTTCGCCACTCGCGTGGAGTCGTATGTTCACCCGAGCAAATTGTCATCGGAACCGGCATTTCCTCTAGCATTCATTTACTTTCCAGACTGCTCGGGGAGAATCTCCATATTGGCATCGAGAAGCCTGGCATCGCTCAAGTCAGAACGATCTTTACTCAGAACAGGTTTCACATTGTCCCCTTCTCCATGGACAGCAATGGCGAACTGGAACACGAGCTTACCGGCAATAAGATCCGTTTGCTGTATGTAACTCCTTCACACCGTCCAACCGGTGAACCTTTACCCTATGTGATGAGACAACAAATGCTTCAGTGGGCGAGCAGTAATGGCGGTTATATTATCGAAGATGATTATGACGGGGAGCTTCGGCTATCAGGCAAGCCAATACCTTCGCTTCAAGGACTGGACAAGAACGGAGTCGTCATCTATATGGGGACATTTTCAAAGGTGTTTACGCCTTCGTTACGTATGAACTATATGGTTTTACCACAGCTCTTATTGGAAAAGCTTCATGCCTTATCTCAAGTCTACTCATGCCCTTCAACTATGAATCAATGGGCGATGCAGCTGTTTATGTCGCGCGGTCATTGGTACCGCCATCTAAGGCGGATGCGGAAGATCTATCGTTTAAAGCACGAGGCACTCATTCGGTTCATACGCAGCCATATGCCGGACTCTGTTGCGGTCAATAGCAGCGGTTCTGGCTTGCACATCGAGTTATCGATCACTGCTGATGTCAGTGCCGAGCAATTAATTGAATTAGCCCGGCAGGAGGGCGTGCTCGTATACAGCAGCCAAGATGCTCAATTGCGTTCGGCGCGTGGTAACCCCAAGATCTATCTAGGTTTTGGAGGGATCAAAGAGAAGGAAATGGAGCGCGGCGTGCAATTGTTGAGGGAAGCTTGGTCTGCAGTTCTTTGA